Below is a genomic region from Arcanobacterium haemolyticum DSM 20595.
AATCCAAGCAGCGAGTTGCCGACCATGGCGAAGTATTCACTCCTTCCTGGATGGTCAACGACATGCTCGACCTCGTCAAAGACGAGTCTGAGCGCATCGACGCCCGCATCCTCGAGCCAGCCTGCGGTGAAGGCGCATTCCTCCAAGAGGTGCTGCGGCGCAAGCTCACCACCTGCCAAGCTAGGTACGGCAGGAATGAGTTCGAGCGCGACCACTACGCCCTGCTGGGACTCATGTGCATCTACGGCATCGAACTGCTCGAGGACAACGCCCAGATCTGCCGCGACAACCTGCACGCAATCTTCGTGGACTTCCTCGGCCCAGACGCAAAGCCCGAGTGGACACAAGCAGCCCGCGTGGTCCTCAAGACCAATATCGTCCAAGCCGACGCACTCACCATGAAACTTTCTAACGGCGAGGCGATCGCCTTCGCAGAGTGGGGGTACCTCGGTAAAGGACGCTTCCAGCGCCGCGACTTCCTCTACGGCGACCTTGCTAAACGATCCGCCTTCGGTGAGGACACTCTCTTCGGAAACATGGAGATCGCCGACATCTTCACTCCCACCACGTCGTTCCCCACGATGAGCGTGGCCGACATCGCTGCACTGGAGTCGTGACCATGGAGGGGCTGCTCGGACGCGCACACAACCCTGACGTGCTCACCTGCATCGCGAACCTGTCCAACGATGAGGTCTTCACCCCGCCGGAGATGGCCAGCGCCATGCTCGATATGGTTGCTGAGGCGTGGGCGGCCGACCATGACGGTAAGAACCTGTGGGCAAACCCGAACGTGACGTTCCTCGACCCGTTCACCAAGACGGGCGTGTTCCTCCGGGAGATCACTCGCCGCCTCGTCGAAGGACTCGAGGCACAGATTCCAGACCTGCAGGAGCGGGTCAACCACGTGCTGACCAAACAGGTGTACGGGATCGCGATCACCGAGCTCACTGCGCTCATGGCTCGACGGAGCGTTTACTGCTCCAAGCGTGCGAGTGGCGGGCACTCGATTTGCACCGGCTTTGACGCCCCGGACGGAAACATCTGGTTCGAACGCACCGAACATACTTGGACTGGCGGAACGCGCGAGAGTCGAGTAGACCCACTCACCGGGGACGAAATCTTCATCTACACGGGGCGCAAGTGCTCCTACTGCGGCGCTGGAGAGAACGACTACGGGCGAGGAGACGAGCTTGAAACGCACGCCTACGCGTTCATCCACACTGACAACATCAAGCAACGTATCAACGAAATTTTTGGAGCCGCCATGCACTTCGACATCGTGATCGGAAATCCGCCATACCAGCTGAGCGACGGCGGGCACAACGCCTCGGCAAGTCCGATCTACCAGCTCTTTGTGCAGAAAGCGTTCGACCTTGATCCCAGCTACGTCACCATGGTCACCCCCTCTCGATGGTTCGCGGGCGGTAAGGGACTGGACGATTACCGTGACCAGATGCTTCACGATCATCGACTGCGGCGCTTGGTCGACTACCCGAAGCTCTACGAAGCATTTCCCGGCGTGAAGATACGTGGCGGCGTCTCATACTTCCTGTGGGATCGAAACCACGATGGCCCATGCTCGGTACAAACTATGTGGGACGGCAAACCACTCGGGCCTGAGGCCGAGCGATACCTTGATGAGTTTGACGTTCTGGTTCGCCAGAATGAAGCCGTATCCATCCTGCGAAAAGTCCAGTCACTCTCCGAGCCCACGATGGACCAAATGGTCTCGGCAAACAAGCCCTTCGGGCTGCGAACTTTCGTTCACGGTGCGGAATCCCCAACGGGCCAAACTGACCCGATTCAGTTGTTCGGATCTCAGAAGGTTTCGTGGATCGAGCGTGACGATCTTCCACTCAATATCGAACTTGTTGACACTTGGAAAGTGTTGATGACACGGGTGCAGGGCACCAGTGCTGCCGTAGAAACGAAGTTCTTGTCAAAACCAATTATTGCCGGGCCTGGAACGGCTTGCACTGAAACATATGTCATTGCTGGCGCGTTCAGCTCTGAGAGCGAGGCTCAATCCGTCGCATCGTATATTCGGACTCGATTCGCCCGGTTCCTCGTTTCACTTCGCAAGTCCACTCAAGATGCGCCGCGCCGTGTCTATGCGTTTATACCTCAGCAATCCTGGGATCGGACTTGGACGGATGCGGAGTTGTACGCCAAGTACGGGCTGACGGATGAGGATATCGCCTTCATTGAGTCGATTGTGCGCCCGATGGAGGATGAGTGATGGCTCGCTCGGCGGAGGTGTTGCTCCCACCTCGTCCATCGGCACGGCTGCGGATTTATGCGTGGTCTCCGAAGAACCCGGCGCCTGAGTATGAGGGGCTCATCAAGGTCGGCCAGACCACTCGGGAGGACGTGCGGGAGCGGATCCGCGAGTCCCAGGGCCAGGTGCAGCAAGAGTTCACGCTGTATGCCGATGAGATCGCCCAACGTGACGATGGGTCACTTTTCCGCGACAAGGACGTCATCGAACGGCTCAAGGCAAAGGGCTTTGAGAACCCTCACTTCGGGTCCGCAACTGAGTGGGTGCGTTGCAAGCCGCGCGACGTTCTTTCGGCGATTGCGGAACTGCGTAAGGGGGTGGTCTTCACTGGCCACCACTACCAGACTTTCGGGATGCGCCCTGAGCAGGCCCGGGCCGTGGAACAAACGATCGGCTACTACAAGTCGATCTGGGAAGAAGACATCAACGCTGTGCCGCGCTTCTTGTGGAACGCGAAGATGCGCTTTGGTAAGACCTTCACCTCCTACCAGCTCGCCAAGCGCATGGGAGCCAAGCGCGTCCTCGTGGTGACGTTCAAGCCTGCCGTGCAGGACGCCTGGCATGAGGATCTAGCCAGCCATGTTGACTTTGATAGCTGGCAATACCGCAACACCGATCTCATGGCTGAGCGCGGTCCCGGTGACCCGGACGAGCCGCTGGTGTACTTCGGCTCCTTCCAGGATCTGCTTGGCCGGGATAGAAAGACCGGGCTGATTAAATCGAAGAACGAGTGGGTTCACACCATCAACTGGGACCTGGTCATCTTCGACGAGTACCACTTCGGTGCATGGCGCGAATCGGCTAAGGCTCTGTTCGAGGGCGAGGATCAGAAGGTAGCCGACAAGGAGTTGGCGGTCGAGTTCGCCGATGGCGCGCTGGACGCCTTTGACACCGAGCTCGATGAGTTGGGCAGTGACGAGGCAGAGTTCTTGCCCATTACCACTCGCGCCTACCTCTACCTTTCCGGCACTCCGTTCAAGGCTCTGGCAACGGGTGAGTTCATTGAGGAGCAGATCTTCAACTGGACCTACACCGACGAGCAGGAAGCCAAGGCCCGCTGGGAGCTCGAGCGCCAGGGTGAACGAAACCCCTACGGGGCGCTGCCGGAGATGCGGCTGCTGACCTATCAGATGCCCGATGACATCCTCTCGGTGGCCGCACAGGGCGAGTTCGACGAGTTCGACCTCAACACCTTCTTTGAAGCCACTGGGGAGGGCGACGCTGCCCGCTTCGTCCACGAGTCGGATGTACAGAAGTGGCTTGACCTCATCCGCGGTGAACACGCACCCACCCAGCTCGACTCCCTCAAAGCCGGTAGCAGGCCACCCTTCCCGTATGCGGACGCTCGCTTGCTGCCCTACATGCAGCACTCGTTTTGGTTCCTGCCCTCGGTCGCCTCGTGCTTCGCGATGGCCAACCTGCTGCGCGCCCGCCACAACACCTACTGGCACTCCTACGACGTCATCGTTGCCGCGGGAGTAAAGGCCGGCATCGGTGTGGCAGCCCTGCCGCCCGTGCGCGAAGCAATCGACGATGGCTACGACACGAAGACCATCACGCTCTCGTGCGGCAAACTCACCACGGGCGTGACAGTCAAGCAGTGGTCCGCGATTCTCATGCTGCGTAACCTCACCAGCCCCGAAACCTACTTCCAAGCCGCGTTCCGGGTGCAGTCCCCGTGGGCGATCACCAACCCCAACGGTGACAACCCGCACGAGGAGGAGGTCCTCAAGCCGGTCGCCTTCGTTTTCGACTTCGCTCCCACCCGGGCACTACGACAGATGGCCGACTACGCCAGCGGCCTGAACCCCACCGCTGAAAGCCCCGAGCGGGCTGTGGCGGACCTGGTGAAATTCCTCCCGGTGCTCGCCTACGACGGGGCGAACATGAAGGAGATCAACGCCGGCGAAATCCTCGACATCGCCATGTCCGGTACCTCAGCCACCTTGCTGGCCAAGAAGTGGGAATCCGCGATCCTGGTGAACGTCGACAACATGACTCTGCGCAAGATCATGGACAACCAGGCAGCCATGGAAGCCATTATGAACATTGAGGGCTTTCGTGCGCTGGGCTCGGACATCTTTGAAACGGTCGTCAACAAGAGCGAAAAGGTCTCCGCCACCAAGAAAGAAAAGGGTGGCGACCTGACCAAGAAGGAGAAGAAGGAACTCACCGAGGAAGAGAAGGAGTACAAGTCCAAGCGCAAGCAGATCCAGGAAAAACTCATCAAGTTCGCTACCCGGATCCCCGCCTTCATGTACCTCACCGACTTCCGTGAGAACACGCTCCACGACGTCATCACCAAGATTGAGCCAGACCTGTTCAAGAAGGTCACCGGCCTGTCAGTGGCTGACTTCAACCTGCTCGTGAACCTTGGAGTCTTCAACTCCATCCACATGAACCAGGCGGTCTTCGCGTTCCGCCGCTACGAGGACGCCTCCCTACACTACACCGGTATTCGATCCCACCCCGAGCAGCAACGCATCCTCGGTCTCTACGACACGGTCATCACCCTGGAGGCACAGCAGCCCTAACAGCACGTCGCGGGCGCTGCCACCCTTCTTCCGATCGCTGATCGAGGAATGACCTGCGACCTAACTAGGTCGTACCTCAATACCGAACGCCGTCAGAGGAGGTCTTTGAGGAAGGTGCCGTCGCGGATCTGGCGGGCGGTTCACCGAAGCACCCGAAACCGGCCGCAGCACCCTCACTAGGCTGCTCAACCTCTGAAGTGCCCCAGGTTTTCTTCCGTTTGAGTGGATGGGAAAATCTGGAGAGCCGCATGAAATTTGATCAGGAAGCGAAGGATCGGGTTGTCTGGTTGGTGGAGGATCGGATCCTTGCTGAGGGGCTCTCGATTCAAGACGCGTGTCAGGTAGTCGCGCCCAAGCTTGGGGTTTCGTGGCACACTGCCCGGCGTTACAGCAAGCACGCAAGACCGGTCAGGTCACACGGGCTGAGGAAGACCTTGTGGCTGAGAATGCTCGGCTGCGCCGGGAGAATCAAGAACTGCGCGATACGAACGAGTTGTTGAAGGCCGCGTCGGCTTTTTTCGCGTCAGAACCAGGCCCCCAACGTCCGTATTTGATCGCGTTTATTGACGAGTATCGTGATCGTTTCACAGCCCGTGTTCATTTGTGCGACGTTAAATGAGCAACGTCAGGGAGAGTGTCATCACTTCCCGCGGCTATCGTAACGCATATGGTACGCCGAGCGCTAGGAGCGTCTGGGACCGTGAGCTGGTTGCCAAGGTTCTCCAGATCCATGGGGAGAACTATGGTGTCTACGGTGTGCGGAAAATGTGGCACGCGCTCTCCCGCCGTGGCGTGCGGGTCGGCCGCGAGCAGACCGCGAGGCTCATGCGTCTGGCAGGAGTATCCGGGAAGGGCAAGGGACGTTCCCCGATCACGACACACAAAGCCCGGAGGGAAGATACCAGACCAGGTTTGGTTCATCGCGAGTTTCACGCCGCTGGTCCGAACCGGCTGTGGGTCGCGGACATTACTTATGTTCGAACCGCTCAAGGGTTCGTTTATGCGGCGTTTGTGACGGACGTGTTCTCTCGCAAGATCGTGGGCTGGGCACTATCAGATTCCATGCGGACCGAGGCATTACCGTTGCAGGCGTTGAATCAGGCGATCACGAGCGCGAAGGAAACGGCCGGGGTGATACATCACTCAGACCACGGATCGCAGTATGTGTCGATTGTGTATAACGATCGGCTCACAGATGCTGGTATCACTCCATCAACCGGGACGGTTGGGGATTCCTACGACAACGCACTAGCCGAGAACGTCAACAGCTCATATAAGAACGAGCTGATCAATAACCATCGATGGAAAGACGTTCTTGAGGTCGAGATCGCTACCTTCGAATGGGTGACCTGGTGGAACCAGACCCGGCTCCACCAAGCCCTTAACTACCGCACCCCGGTCGAGGTTGAGAACTACTACTGGCGCATCGCGAGCACATCAGAGAAAATGAAAACCAGGGCAAACGCCTAGGAAGTAAACCCGAGGCACTTCAGACTTTGTGTTACCCATATTGGCTCCTAAACACTAAATTGGGATACTGTACACTGTGTACGGCCCAATGATTATCGAACCCAATATCATTGTGATTCACATAACACACCTTGTGAAGTCTTTTTCGAAATTCCAATTCGTAGATTTACGATAATTCCGATGAAAATCCACAGGACCCCACCTACCAACAGGCATGGAACCGGATTCGAGGCAAGCTTGAGCCAGTATCCAATCTGGAGACCTAGGATTGTTCCGAGGGCACCGAAAGAGTATGACCAGCTCATAATGCGAACGAACCTAGTTCCTTTAAACTCTGTTTGTCGATAAGTTTCAAGAACAACGAGTCGAGCACGATTAAGCACGGTGATAAGAAAAACCAACGATAGGGCCCAAACTAATTTGCTACCAACGATTGCTTCATAACAAGCGAAGAGTAAAATAAGCAGGCCTGCGAATATGGCCGATGCAAAAAGCACCATTCTTGCGGAACTCATTTTCCTCAGCCAACGCCCCACTAATGGCCCGAGCATCGCTCCAAACCCAAAGACTGCCAGTACTATCGCCATTCCAGAGAAAGCGTTTAGAGTTGAGTTTCTTTCTGCAGATACTCCTGCCACCCACAGCAAAAAGAGCTCGCCAGTCATCGCACTAGCGATTCTAATTAATAGAGACAGGAGAGGCGATGCCGGACCAGAAACAAATAAATCTCTTACGAAGTCTTTCACGGGTAAACGCGAACCTGTCGCTAGATATTCTTCATCATCAATTTCGAGGATCGGCGTAGCCGCAAACTTAGTACGTGCAAAACCTCGTAGTCCTGCACCGCACAAGGACAAAATTATGTTGGTAAGCAGTAGAATCTCAACAGAAACCGAAGCAAAAAAAGACCCTAGAGGACCGCCAACAACAAACCCCAGAAAAGCAAGAGCCGAATACAACGTTGCATTAAAAGCCAGTGCCGCCTTTTCGTCAATCTCAGCGAGTGCAGCCCCGTAAAACTCATCTGCTAAATCGCTCACAGGCGCTACTAGAGCGTCAAGCAGCATATAAAGGAATAAGCAGCCTATGGCGAACTCTGGTTTGATAACCGTCAAGCATAATGCCAGTGCGCTCATTCCTGCTTCAGTGAGGTCCACAGTGATAAGCGCTTTATCGGGGCTGAATTTCCCAACAATCCGTGCATAAAGTGGAAATGCAAAGACAATAATTTGTTCAATGGTTTTCAAAAGAACTAAGGAAGAGACAGCTATAGTTCCCGAGGCTGTGAAAGCACTGAATCCGGCTTCAACGACATAATTGCCAAATACAGAAGCAATCAAGCCAATAATTATCAGACGACGAGCTTTAAGCAGTTTCCCTTGAGACTGGACAAATGAATTCATTATTTCCTTTTCAGTAAAAAGTCGATACTGGAG
It encodes:
- a CDS encoding N-6 DNA methylase; the protein is MSQDDNLVKSKQRVADHGEVFTPSWMVNDMLDLVKDESERIDARILEPACGEGAFLQEVLRRKLTTCQARYGRNEFERDHYALLGLMCIYGIELLEDNAQICRDNLHAIFVDFLGPDAKPEWTQAARVVLKTNIVQADALTMKLSNGEAIAFAEWGYLGKGRFQRRDFLYGDLAKRSAFGEDTLFGNMEIADIFTPTTSFPTMSVADIAALES
- a CDS encoding Eco57I restriction-modification methylase domain-containing protein, translated to MEGLLGRAHNPDVLTCIANLSNDEVFTPPEMASAMLDMVAEAWAADHDGKNLWANPNVTFLDPFTKTGVFLREITRRLVEGLEAQIPDLQERVNHVLTKQVYGIAITELTALMARRSVYCSKRASGGHSICTGFDAPDGNIWFERTEHTWTGGTRESRVDPLTGDEIFIYTGRKCSYCGAGENDYGRGDELETHAYAFIHTDNIKQRINEIFGAAMHFDIVIGNPPYQLSDGGHNASASPIYQLFVQKAFDLDPSYVTMVTPSRWFAGGKGLDDYRDQMLHDHRLRRLVDYPKLYEAFPGVKIRGGVSYFLWDRNHDGPCSVQTMWDGKPLGPEAERYLDEFDVLVRQNEAVSILRKVQSLSEPTMDQMVSANKPFGLRTFVHGAESPTGQTDPIQLFGSQKVSWIERDDLPLNIELVDTWKVLMTRVQGTSAAVETKFLSKPIIAGPGTACTETYVIAGAFSSESEAQSVASYIRTRFARFLVSLRKSTQDAPRRVYAFIPQQSWDRTWTDAELYAKYGLTDEDIAFIESIVRPMEDE
- a CDS encoding DEAD/DEAH box helicase family protein translates to MARSAEVLLPPRPSARLRIYAWSPKNPAPEYEGLIKVGQTTREDVRERIRESQGQVQQEFTLYADEIAQRDDGSLFRDKDVIERLKAKGFENPHFGSATEWVRCKPRDVLSAIAELRKGVVFTGHHYQTFGMRPEQARAVEQTIGYYKSIWEEDINAVPRFLWNAKMRFGKTFTSYQLAKRMGAKRVLVVTFKPAVQDAWHEDLASHVDFDSWQYRNTDLMAERGPGDPDEPLVYFGSFQDLLGRDRKTGLIKSKNEWVHTINWDLVIFDEYHFGAWRESAKALFEGEDQKVADKELAVEFADGALDAFDTELDELGSDEAEFLPITTRAYLYLSGTPFKALATGEFIEEQIFNWTYTDEQEAKARWELERQGERNPYGALPEMRLLTYQMPDDILSVAAQGEFDEFDLNTFFEATGEGDAARFVHESDVQKWLDLIRGEHAPTQLDSLKAGSRPPFPYADARLLPYMQHSFWFLPSVASCFAMANLLRARHNTYWHSYDVIVAAGVKAGIGVAALPPVREAIDDGYDTKTITLSCGKLTTGVTVKQWSAILMLRNLTSPETYFQAAFRVQSPWAITNPNGDNPHEEEVLKPVAFVFDFAPTRALRQMADYASGLNPTAESPERAVADLVKFLPVLAYDGANMKEINAGEILDIAMSGTSATLLAKKWESAILVNVDNMTLRKIMDNQAAMEAIMNIEGFRALGSDIFETVVNKSEKVSATKKEKGGDLTKKEKKELTEEEKEYKSKRKQIQEKLIKFATRIPAFMYLTDFRENTLHDVITKIEPDLFKKVTGLSVADFNLLVNLGVFNSIHMNQAVFAFRRYEDASLHYTGIRSHPEQQRILGLYDTVITLEAQQP
- a CDS encoding MFS transporter; amino-acid sequence: MNSFVQSQGKLLKARRLIIIGLIASVFGNYVVEAGFSAFTASGTIAVSSLVLLKTIEQIIVFAFPLYARIVGKFSPDKALITVDLTEAGMSALALCLTVIKPEFAIGCLFLYMLLDALVAPVSDLADEFYGAALAEIDEKAALAFNATLYSALAFLGFVVGGPLGSFFASVSVEILLLTNIILSLCGAGLRGFARTKFAATPILEIDDEEYLATGSRLPVKDFVRDLFVSGPASPLLSLLIRIASAMTGELFLLWVAGVSAERNSTLNAFSGMAIVLAVFGFGAMLGPLVGRWLRKMSSARMVLFASAIFAGLLILLFACYEAIVGSKLVWALSLVFLITVLNRARLVVLETYRQTEFKGTRFVRIMSWSYSFGALGTILGLQIGYWLKLASNPVPCLLVGGVLWIFIGIIVNLRIGISKKTSQGVLCESQ